In Aureibaculum algae, the following are encoded in one genomic region:
- the rpoC gene encoding DNA-directed RNA polymerase subunit beta' has protein sequence MAKQKEKYTVKKFNKISIGLASPESILEKSRGEVLKPETINYRTHKPERDGLFCERIFGPIKDYECACGKYKRIRYKGIICDRCGVEVTEKKVRRDRVGHINLVVPIAHIWYFRSLPNKMGYLLGLPSKKLDMIIYYERYVVIQPGNAKNAEGESLEKMDFLTEEEYLDILESLPQDNQYLDDSDPTKFIAKMGAECLIELLSRIDLDSLSYELRHKANTETSKQRKTEALKRLNVVEAFRDANLNRENKPEWMIMKVVPVIPPELRPLVPLDGGRFATSDLNDLYRRVIIRNNRLKRLMEIKAPEVILRNEKRMLQESVDSLFDNTRKSSAVKTESNRPLKSLSDSLKGKQGRFRQNLLGKRVDYSARSVIVVGPELKLYECGLPKDMAAELYKPFVIRKLIERGIVKTVKSAKKIIDKREPVVWDILENVLKGHPVLLNRAPTLHRLGIQAFQPKLIEGKAIQLHPLVCTAFNADFDGDQMAVHLPLGPEAILECQLLMLASHSILNPANGSPITVPSQDMVLGLYYMTKERKTDENYTVKGEGTTFYSPEEVNIAFNEKKVDLNAGIRVRTKDFNENGELTTQIVTTTVGRVLFNEVVPEAAGYVNEVLTKKSLRDIIGRILKVTNVPTTGEFLDAIKGMGYHFSFKGGLSFSLGDIIIPKEKSGMIDDANEQVDTITASYNMGMLTNKERYNQVIDIWSSTNNKLTELSMKRLREDQQGFNSVYMMLDSGARGSKEQIRQLTGMRGLMAKPKKSTAGGGEIIENPILSNFKEGLSILEYFISTHGARKGLADTALKTADAGYLTRRLVDVSQDVIVNEHDCGTLRGLEIFPLKKNEEIVESLGDRIFGRTSLNNVRNPLTDEIIVGEGEQIDEDIIAVIESLPIESVEVRSALTCEASRGICAKCYGNSLSTRNMVQIGEAVGVIAAQSIGEPGTQLTLRTFHVGGIAGNISEENKLTAKFDGAVEIEDLNTVEGLDNDGNKADIVISRTSEIKIIDKKTGITLSTNNIPYGSYLSVKDAKTIKKGDVICQWDPYNGVIVSEFKGKIGFENIDQGITYVVEIDEQTGHQEKVISESKNKKVVPTLLILDAKGEAIRSYSLPVGAHLMVEEGEKIDAGKVLVKIPRRSGKAGDITGGLPRVTELFEARNPSNPSVVSEIDGVVSFGKIKRGNREIIVESKLGDIRKYLVKLSNQILVQENDFIKAGMALSDGAVTPTDILNIKGPGAVQEYLVNEIQEVYRLQGVKINDKHFEVVVRQMMRKVRIIDSGDTIFLENQLIHKNDFIQENDEIYGMKVVEDEGDSENLKLGMIISSRKLRDENSILRRSDKNLVVAREAIPATAEPILQGITRASLQTKSFISAASFQETTKVLNEAAVSGKIDTLEGLKENVIVGKRIPAGTGMRMYDHMIVGSKAEMEEN, from the coding sequence ATGGCAAAACAAAAAGAAAAATACACTGTAAAAAAATTCAATAAAATTTCTATTGGTTTGGCTTCGCCAGAATCAATTCTAGAAAAATCTAGAGGGGAAGTTTTAAAACCAGAAACCATAAATTATCGTACCCACAAACCAGAAAGAGATGGTTTATTTTGTGAGCGTATTTTTGGCCCTATAAAAGATTATGAGTGTGCTTGTGGTAAGTACAAAAGAATTAGATATAAAGGAATTATTTGTGATCGATGTGGAGTAGAAGTTACGGAGAAAAAAGTTCGTAGAGATAGAGTAGGTCATATTAATTTAGTAGTGCCTATTGCTCATATTTGGTATTTTAGATCGTTACCAAATAAAATGGGTTATTTATTAGGATTACCTTCTAAGAAATTAGACATGATTATTTACTACGAACGTTATGTAGTAATTCAACCAGGTAATGCTAAGAATGCAGAAGGAGAGTCTTTAGAGAAAATGGACTTCTTAACTGAAGAAGAGTATTTAGATATTTTAGAATCTCTTCCTCAAGATAATCAATATTTAGATGATTCTGACCCTACTAAGTTTATCGCTAAAATGGGTGCGGAATGTTTAATTGAGTTATTATCTAGAATAGATTTAGATTCTTTATCTTATGAATTAAGACATAAAGCAAATACTGAAACTTCTAAACAACGTAAAACTGAAGCTTTAAAAAGGTTAAATGTTGTTGAGGCTTTTAGAGATGCAAATTTAAATAGAGAAAATAAGCCAGAATGGATGATTATGAAGGTGGTACCAGTTATTCCACCAGAATTACGTCCGTTAGTGCCATTAGATGGTGGTCGTTTTGCGACTTCAGATTTAAATGATTTATACCGTCGTGTAATCATTAGAAACAACCGTTTAAAAAGATTGATGGAGATTAAAGCTCCTGAAGTTATTTTACGTAATGAGAAACGTATGTTACAAGAATCTGTAGATTCATTGTTTGATAACACACGTAAGTCTTCTGCAGTAAAAACAGAATCAAATAGACCTTTAAAATCATTATCTGATTCATTAAAAGGTAAACAAGGTCGTTTCCGTCAAAACTTATTGGGTAAACGTGTTGATTATTCTGCACGTTCGGTAATTGTTGTTGGACCTGAATTGAAATTATACGAATGTGGATTGCCAAAAGATATGGCAGCTGAATTATACAAACCTTTTGTAATTAGAAAATTAATTGAAAGAGGTATTGTAAAAACAGTAAAATCTGCAAAGAAAATTATAGATAAAAGAGAACCTGTAGTTTGGGATATTTTAGAGAATGTTTTAAAAGGACATCCCGTATTATTAAACCGTGCTCCAACATTACACCGTTTGGGTATTCAAGCTTTTCAACCAAAATTAATTGAGGGTAAGGCTATACAATTACACCCACTTGTGTGTACTGCATTTAATGCGGATTTTGATGGGGATCAAATGGCGGTACATTTACCATTAGGACCAGAAGCTATTTTAGAATGTCAATTATTAATGTTGGCTTCACATAGTATTTTGAATCCAGCAAATGGTTCACCTATTACAGTACCATCTCAGGATATGGTTTTAGGTCTATACTATATGACCAAAGAGCGTAAAACTGATGAAAATTATACAGTAAAAGGAGAGGGAACTACTTTTTATTCTCCAGAGGAGGTAAATATAGCTTTTAATGAAAAGAAAGTAGATCTTAATGCAGGAATTAGAGTTAGAACGAAAGACTTTAATGAAAATGGAGAATTAACTACACAAATTGTTACTACAACAGTTGGTAGAGTTTTATTTAACGAGGTGGTTCCTGAAGCAGCTGGTTATGTAAATGAGGTATTGACAAAAAAATCTCTGAGAGATATTATTGGTCGTATATTAAAAGTGACTAATGTACCTACTACAGGAGAATTTTTGGATGCGATAAAGGGAATGGGGTATCATTTCTCATTTAAAGGTGGTTTATCATTTAGTTTAGGAGATATTATTATCCCTAAAGAAAAATCAGGAATGATTGATGATGCTAACGAGCAAGTAGATACTATTACGGCTAGTTATAATATGGGTATGTTAACGAATAAAGAACGTTATAATCAAGTAATTGATATATGGAGTTCTACAAACAATAAGTTGACAGAACTTTCTATGAAACGTTTGAGAGAAGACCAACAAGGGTTTAACTCAGTATATATGATGCTTGATTCTGGTGCAAGGGGTTCTAAAGAACAAATTCGTCAGTTAACAGGTATGCGTGGATTAATGGCGAAACCTAAAAAATCAACAGCAGGTGGTGGAGAAATTATTGAAAACCCTATTCTTTCTAACTTTAAAGAAGGATTATCAATTTTAGAATACTTTATATCTACACACGGTGCTCGTAAAGGTTTAGCAGATACCGCTTTAAAAACGGCAGATGCAGGTTACTTAACACGTCGTTTGGTAGATGTTTCTCAAGATGTTATTGTAAACGAACACGATTGTGGAACGTTAAGAGGTCTTGAAATTTTCCCACTTAAGAAAAATGAAGAGATTGTAGAGTCGTTAGGAGATCGTATTTTCGGTAGAACGTCTTTAAATAATGTTAGAAATCCTTTAACAGATGAAATCATTGTAGGTGAAGGTGAACAAATAGATGAAGATATCATTGCCGTTATTGAATCGTTACCAATAGAAAGTGTTGAAGTACGTTCAGCATTAACTTGTGAGGCTTCAAGAGGTATTTGTGCGAAATGTTACGGTAACAGTTTGTCAACTCGTAATATGGTTCAAATTGGTGAGGCTGTTGGTGTAATTGCAGCACAGTCTATTGGAGAACCTGGTACACAGTTAACCTTACGTACTTTTCACGTGGGTGGTATTGCAGGTAACATTTCTGAAGAAAATAAATTAACTGCTAAGTTTGATGGTGCGGTTGAAATTGAAGACTTGAATACAGTTGAAGGTCTTGATAATGATGGTAATAAAGCGGATATTGTAATTTCTAGAACATCGGAAATTAAAATTATAGATAAGAAAACAGGTATTACCTTAAGTACTAATAATATTCCTTATGGTTCTTACCTATCAGTAAAAGATGCTAAAACGATTAAAAAAGGAGATGTTATTTGTCAATGGGATCCTTATAATGGTGTAATTGTATCTGAATTTAAAGGTAAAATCGGATTTGAAAATATAGATCAAGGTATTACTTATGTAGTTGAAATCGATGAACAAACAGGTCACCAAGAAAAAGTAATTTCTGAATCTAAGAACAAAAAAGTAGTTCCTACTTTATTAATATTAGATGCTAAGGGAGAAGCGATAAGATCTTACAGTTTACCTGTAGGAGCTCACTTGATGGTTGAAGAAGGAGAGAAAATTGATGCTGGTAAAGTATTGGTTAAAATACCTAGAAGATCTGGTAAAGCAGGTGATATTACAGGTGGTTTACCAAGAGTAACTGAACTGTTTGAAGCTCGTAATCCTTCTAACCCTTCTGTTGTATCAGAAATTGATGGTGTGGTTTCATTTGGTAAAATTAAGCGTGGTAACCGTGAGATTATTGTTGAATCTAAATTAGGTGATATTAGAAAATATTTAGTAAAACTTTCTAATCAGATCTTAGTTCAAGAGAATGACTTTATTAAAGCAGGTATGGCATTGTCTGATGGAGCTGTAACTCCAACTGACATCTTAAATATTAAAGGACCTGGTGCTGTTCAAGAATATTTGGTTAACGAGATTCAAGAAGTATATAGACTGCAAGGTGTGAAGATTAATGATAAACACTTTGAAGTTGTAGTTCGTCAAATGATGCGTAAAGTAAGAATTATTGATTCTGGAGATACTATTTTCTTAGAAAATCAATTAATTCATAAAAATGACTTTATTCAAGAAAATGATGAAATCTACGGAATGAAAGTTGTTGAGGATGAAGGTGATTCTGAAAACCTAAAACTAGGTATGATTATTTCTTCACGTAAATTAAGAGATGAAAATTCTATTTTACGTAGATCTGATAAAAACTTAGTGGTAGCAAGAGAGGCAATTCCTGCAACAGCAGAACCTATCTTACAAGGTATTACAAGAGCATCACTACAAACGAAATCATTTATTTCTGCTGCATCTTTCCAAGAAACAACTAAAGTATTAAACGAAGCTGCTGTAAGTGGTAAAATTGATACCTTAGAAGGATTGAAAGAAAATGTAATTGTTGGTAAGAGAATTCCAGCAGGTACGGGTATGCGTATGTATGATCATATGATTGTAGGATCTAAAGCAGAAATGGAAGAGAACTAA